From Carya illinoinensis cultivar Pawnee chromosome 5, C.illinoinensisPawnee_v1, whole genome shotgun sequence, one genomic window encodes:
- the LOC122311438 gene encoding 14-3-3-like protein GF14 iota isoform X1 — MATERETQVYLAKLAEQAERYEEMVECMKRVAKLDLELTVEERNLLSVGYKNVIGARRASWRIMSSIEQKEESKGNEQNVKLIKGYCQKVEEELSKICSDILAIIDKHLIPSSTSGEATVFYYKMKGDYYRYLAEFKSDQERKEAAEESLKGYEAASSTANTDLPSTHPIRLGLALNFSVFYYEIMNSPERACHLAKQAFDEAIAELDTLSEESYKDSTLIMQLLRDNLTLWTSDLPEDGGEDNLKGEESKPTEAEHLAALTGAPE, encoded by the exons ATGGCGACGGAGAGAGAGACCCAGGTTTACTTGGCCAAGCTCGCCGAACAGGCCGAGCGTTATGAAG AAATGGTGGAGTGTATGAAAAGGGTTGCAAAACTTGATCTTGAACTGACTGTAGAGGAGAGGAATCTCCTATCAGTGGGATACAAAAATGTCATTGGTGCTCGCAGAGCTTCTTGGCGCATTATGTCATCCATTGAGCAAAAGGAAGAATCCAAGGGAAATGAGCAAAATGTTAAACTTATTAAGGGTTACTGCCAGAAGGTCGAGGAGGAACTCTCCAAGATATGCAGTGACATTCTTGCTATCATTGACAAGCACCTGATTCCCTCTTCCACTTCAGGAGAAGCCACTGTTTTTTACTACAAAAT GAAAGGTGATTATTATCGGTATCTTGCTGAGTTCAAGAGTGACCAGGAAAGGAAAGAGGCAGCTGAGGAGTCATTGAAGGGATATGAG GCTGCTTCATCAACTGCAAACACAGATCTTCCATCAACCCATCCAATCCGTCTTGGCCTTGCTCTCAATTTCTCTGTATTCTACTATGAGATAATGAATTCTCCTGAGAG AGCCTGCCATTTGGCTAAACAAGCATTCGATGAGGCAATTGCAGAGCTGGACACCCTGAGTGAGGAGTCATACAAGGACAGTACCCTGATCATGCAGTTGTTGAGAGACAACCTTACTCTCTGGACCTCTGATTTGCCTGAAGATGGAG GTGAAGACAACCTCAAAGGTGAAGAGTCCAAACCTACTGAAGCAGAG CATCTTGCAGCATTGACTGGGGCACCTGAGTGA
- the LOC122311438 gene encoding 14-3-3-like protein GF14 iota isoform X2, whose protein sequence is MATERETQVYLAKLAEQAERYEEMVECMKRVAKLDLELTVEERNLLSVGYKNVIGARRASWRIMSSIEQKEESKGNEQNVKLIKGYCQKVEEELSKICSDILAIIDKHLIPSSTSGEATVFYYKMKGDYYRYLAEFKSDQERKEAAEESLKGYEAASSTANTDLPSTHPIRLGLALNFSVFYYEIMNSPERACHLAKQAFDEAIAELDTLSEESYKDSTLIMQLLRDNLTLWTSDLPEDGGEDNLKGEESKPTEAEH, encoded by the exons ATGGCGACGGAGAGAGAGACCCAGGTTTACTTGGCCAAGCTCGCCGAACAGGCCGAGCGTTATGAAG AAATGGTGGAGTGTATGAAAAGGGTTGCAAAACTTGATCTTGAACTGACTGTAGAGGAGAGGAATCTCCTATCAGTGGGATACAAAAATGTCATTGGTGCTCGCAGAGCTTCTTGGCGCATTATGTCATCCATTGAGCAAAAGGAAGAATCCAAGGGAAATGAGCAAAATGTTAAACTTATTAAGGGTTACTGCCAGAAGGTCGAGGAGGAACTCTCCAAGATATGCAGTGACATTCTTGCTATCATTGACAAGCACCTGATTCCCTCTTCCACTTCAGGAGAAGCCACTGTTTTTTACTACAAAAT GAAAGGTGATTATTATCGGTATCTTGCTGAGTTCAAGAGTGACCAGGAAAGGAAAGAGGCAGCTGAGGAGTCATTGAAGGGATATGAG GCTGCTTCATCAACTGCAAACACAGATCTTCCATCAACCCATCCAATCCGTCTTGGCCTTGCTCTCAATTTCTCTGTATTCTACTATGAGATAATGAATTCTCCTGAGAG AGCCTGCCATTTGGCTAAACAAGCATTCGATGAGGCAATTGCAGAGCTGGACACCCTGAGTGAGGAGTCATACAAGGACAGTACCCTGATCATGCAGTTGTTGAGAGACAACCTTACTCTCTGGACCTCTGATTTGCCTGAAGATGGAG GTGAAGACAACCTCAAAGGTGAAGAGTCCAAACCTACTGAAGCAGAG CATTGA
- the LOC122311439 gene encoding NAC domain-containing protein 30-like: protein MLVCMFSWEIKVQIYNKKSLNCMEAAGEERLMDLARIRTKDLVPTGFRFRPTDEELVCCYLKNKIEGNSLPCDIIVECELYGVKEPWEIWATFGGDHPDDDQDLNRFLYLFTRLKNMANRGSRIQRRVGSGSWKGERKADRVRAHQSGKCVGLKKRFHYENQRSMHHRRWLLDEYSLVPVKEHDYVLCRLINNGPGSRKRWRSSDSINEGEEESGDEVIIDSKRNSINDMIST, encoded by the exons ATGTTAGTTTGCATGTTCTCTTGGGAAATCAAAGTccaaatttacaataaaaagtCCTTAAATTGCATGGAGGCGGCAGGCGAAGAAAGATTAATGGACTTGGCTCGTATTCGAACGAAAGATCTTGTTCCGACGGGTTTTAGGTTCCGTCCGACGGACGAAGAGCTAGTCTGCTGCTATCTGAAGAACAAGATAGAAGGGAATTCATTACCCTGCGATATTATTGTAGAGTGTGAGCTGTACGGTGTGAAAGAGCCATGGGAGATATGGGCGACTTTTGGAGGAGATCATCCGGATGATGATCAGGATCTTAATCGATTCCTTTACTTATTCACAAGGTTGAAGAACATGGCCAACCGGGGCTCGAGAATTCAGAGAAGAGTCGGATCTGGTTCCTGGAAAGGCGAACGCAAGGCCGATAGAGTTCGTGCTCACCAATCTGGTAAATGTGTTGGTTTGAAGAAGAGGTtccattatgaaaatcaaaggtCGATGCATCATCGTCGATGGCTCTTGGATGAGTACAGTCTCGTCCCCGTCAAAGAA CACGACTATGTACTTTGTCGACTCATTAACAATGGACCAGGAAGTAGAAAAAGATGGAGATCTTCTGATAGTATCAATGAAGGGGAAGAAGAGAGCGGTGATGAAGTAATTATCGACTCAAAGAGGAATTCGATCAATGACATGATTAGTACGTAA
- the LOC122310520 gene encoding probable methyltransferase PMT5 isoform X1, which translates to MRSSWFNKVSVILGPRPPLSWLLLCLVSLLAIIAVLGSSSSNAFDSVTATPDIYLNYRRLKEQAAVDYLELKSLSLGASRQRELGLCGKERENYVPCYNVSANLLAGLKDGEELDRHCEVQREQNRCLVRPPKEYKTPLRWPAGRDVIWSGNVKITKDQFLSSGSMTKRLMLLEENQIAFHSEDGLIFDGVKDYSRQIAEMIGLGSDSEFLQAGVHNVLDIGCGFGSFGAHLVSLKLMAVCIAAYEATGSQVQLALERGLPAIIGSFISRQLPYPSLSFDMVHCAQCGIVWDKKDGMLLIEVDRVLKPGGYFVLTSPSGKLQGSSVGIKKRNMLTPMEELTQKICWSLLAQQDETFIWQKTVDTDCYASRKQGAIPLCKEGHDIQSYYQPLVSCISGTSSKRWIPIQNRSAGSQLSSAELEVHGVLPEDFFEDLQIWRSALKNYWSLLTPLIFSDHPKRPGDEDPLPPFNMIRNVMDMNSHYGGLNAAFLEEKKSVWVMNVVPIRARNTLPLILDQGFAGVLHDWCEPFPTYPRTYDMLHANGLLSHLSSERCSTMDLFLEMDRMLRPEGWAVLSDKVGAIEMARTLATQIRWEARVIDLQNGSDQRLLVCQKPFIKK; encoded by the exons ATGAGAAGCTCGTGGTTTAATAAAGTATCCGTCATTTTAGGCCCCAGACCACCGCTCAGCTGGTTACTTTTGTGCCTTGTTAGCTTGCTCGCAATAATTGCAGTATTAGGCTCGTCTTCTTCGAATGCCTTTGACTCTGTAACTGCTACGCCGGACATTTATTTAAACTATAGAAGGCTAAAGGAGCAAGCAGCTGTTGATTATTTGGAGCTGAAGTCTCTTTCACTTGGAGCTAGTAGGCAAAGAGAGCTTGGCCTGTGTGgcaaagaaagagaaaattatGTACCTTGTTACAATGTTTCAGCAAATTTGTTAGCTGGGCTTAAAGATGGGGAGGAGCTTGATCGGCATTGTGAAGTGCAAAGAGAACAAAACCGGTGTTTGGTTCGCCCACCTAAAGAGTATAAGACCCCCCTGAGGTGGCCTGCTGGCAGGGATGTGATATGGAGTGGAAATGTGAAGATAACCAAAGACCAATTTCTGTCATCCGGAAGTATGACCAAGAG GTTGATGTTACTTGAAGAGAATCAAATTGCTTTTCACTCTGAGGATGGATTGATCTTTGATGGCGTTAAAGACTATTCTCGCCAAATTGCAGAGATGATAGGGTTAGGAAGTGACTCTGAATTTCTTCAAGCTggt GTGCACAATGTACTAGATATTGGTTGTGGATTTGGTAGCTTTGGAGCTCATTTGGTCTCACTGAAGTTAATGGCTGTTTGTATTGCGGCTTACGAGGCAACTGGCAGTCAGGTCCAATTAGCCCTTGAGAGAGGTCTTCCAGCAATAATTGGTAGCTTCATTTCAAGACAGCTTCCATATCCATCCTTGTCATTTGACATGGTTCATTGCGCTCAGTGTGGTATTGTTTGGGACAAAAAAG ATGGGATGCTACTTATCGAAGTTGACCGCGTACTCAAGCCTGGAGGTTACTTTGTGTTGACCTCACCCTCAGGCAAGCTGCAAGGAAGTTCAGTGGGTATAAAGAAGAGAAACATGTTAACACCAATGGAAGAGTTGACCCAGAAAATCTGTTGGAGTCTTCTGGCCCAGCAAGATGAAACTTTCATCTGGCAGAAGACTGTGGATACTGATTGTTATGCCTCTCG CAAGCAGGGTGCCATACCACTTTGCAAAGAAGGGCATGATATTCAATCATATTATCAACCACTTGTATCTTGTATAAGTGGTACCTCAAGCAAACGCTGGATTCCAATCCAGAACAGATCTGCTGGTTCCCAATTGAGCTCAGCTGAGCTTGAAGTTCATG GAGTTTTGCCTGAAGATTTCTTTGAAGACTTGCAGATTTGGAGATCTGCTCTAAAAAACTACTGGTCTTTGCTTACACCCTTAATTTTCTCTGACCATCCAAAGAGGCCTGGTGATGAGGACCCATTACCCCCATTTAACATGATACGCAATGTGATGGACATGAATTCTCATTATGGGGGCCTAAATGCTGCATTTTTGGAGGAGAAAAAATCAGTATGGGTGATGAATGTTGTTCCCATCAGAGCTCGTAATACACTTCCTCTTATACTTGATCAAGGCTTTGCTGGTGTTTTGCATGACTG GTGTGAACCTTTCCCCACATACCCGCGGACATATGATATGCTTCATGCAAATGGGCTCCTTTCACATCTCAGTTCAGAGAGATGCAGCACAATGGACTTGTTCTTGGAGATGGACCGCATGTTGCGCCCTGAG GGATGGGCTGTTCTTTCTGATAAAGTGGGAGCCATAGAGATGGCACGAACTCTTGCTACACAAATACGATGGGAAGCAAGGGTGATTGACCTTCAGAATGGCAGTGACCAGCGGCTGCTTGTTTGCCAGAAACCATTCATTAAGAAATGA
- the LOC122310520 gene encoding probable methyltransferase PMT5 isoform X2, with product MRSSWFNKVSVILGPRPPLSWLLLCLVSLLAIIAVLGSSSSNAFDSVTATPDIYLNYRRLKEQAAVDYLELKSLSLGASRQRELGLCGKERENYVPCYNVSANLLAGLKDGEELDRHCEVQREQNRCLVRPPKEYKTPLRWPAGRDVIWSGNVKITKDQFLSSGSMTKRLMLLEENQIAFHSEDGLIFDGVKDYSRQIAEMIGLGSDSEFLQAGVHNVLDIGCGFGSFGAHLVSLKLMAVCIAAYEATGSQVQLALERGLPAIIGSFISRQLPYPSLSFDMVHCAQCGIVWDKKDGMLLIEVDRVLKPGGYFVLTSPSGKLQGSSVGIKKRNMLTPMEELTQKICWSLLAQQDETFIWQKTVDTDCYASRKQGAIPLCKEGHDIQSYYQPLVSCISGTSSKRWIPIQNRSAGSQLSSAELEVHGVLPEDFFEDLQIWRSALKNYWSLLTPLIFSDHPKRPGDEDPLPPFNMIRNVMDMNSHYGGLNAAFLEEKKSVWVMNVVPIRARNTLPLILDQGFAGVLHDWCEPFPTYPRTYDMLHANGLLSHLSSERCSTMDLFLEMDRMLRPELAIWMKFITCYTKL from the exons ATGAGAAGCTCGTGGTTTAATAAAGTATCCGTCATTTTAGGCCCCAGACCACCGCTCAGCTGGTTACTTTTGTGCCTTGTTAGCTTGCTCGCAATAATTGCAGTATTAGGCTCGTCTTCTTCGAATGCCTTTGACTCTGTAACTGCTACGCCGGACATTTATTTAAACTATAGAAGGCTAAAGGAGCAAGCAGCTGTTGATTATTTGGAGCTGAAGTCTCTTTCACTTGGAGCTAGTAGGCAAAGAGAGCTTGGCCTGTGTGgcaaagaaagagaaaattatGTACCTTGTTACAATGTTTCAGCAAATTTGTTAGCTGGGCTTAAAGATGGGGAGGAGCTTGATCGGCATTGTGAAGTGCAAAGAGAACAAAACCGGTGTTTGGTTCGCCCACCTAAAGAGTATAAGACCCCCCTGAGGTGGCCTGCTGGCAGGGATGTGATATGGAGTGGAAATGTGAAGATAACCAAAGACCAATTTCTGTCATCCGGAAGTATGACCAAGAG GTTGATGTTACTTGAAGAGAATCAAATTGCTTTTCACTCTGAGGATGGATTGATCTTTGATGGCGTTAAAGACTATTCTCGCCAAATTGCAGAGATGATAGGGTTAGGAAGTGACTCTGAATTTCTTCAAGCTggt GTGCACAATGTACTAGATATTGGTTGTGGATTTGGTAGCTTTGGAGCTCATTTGGTCTCACTGAAGTTAATGGCTGTTTGTATTGCGGCTTACGAGGCAACTGGCAGTCAGGTCCAATTAGCCCTTGAGAGAGGTCTTCCAGCAATAATTGGTAGCTTCATTTCAAGACAGCTTCCATATCCATCCTTGTCATTTGACATGGTTCATTGCGCTCAGTGTGGTATTGTTTGGGACAAAAAAG ATGGGATGCTACTTATCGAAGTTGACCGCGTACTCAAGCCTGGAGGTTACTTTGTGTTGACCTCACCCTCAGGCAAGCTGCAAGGAAGTTCAGTGGGTATAAAGAAGAGAAACATGTTAACACCAATGGAAGAGTTGACCCAGAAAATCTGTTGGAGTCTTCTGGCCCAGCAAGATGAAACTTTCATCTGGCAGAAGACTGTGGATACTGATTGTTATGCCTCTCG CAAGCAGGGTGCCATACCACTTTGCAAAGAAGGGCATGATATTCAATCATATTATCAACCACTTGTATCTTGTATAAGTGGTACCTCAAGCAAACGCTGGATTCCAATCCAGAACAGATCTGCTGGTTCCCAATTGAGCTCAGCTGAGCTTGAAGTTCATG GAGTTTTGCCTGAAGATTTCTTTGAAGACTTGCAGATTTGGAGATCTGCTCTAAAAAACTACTGGTCTTTGCTTACACCCTTAATTTTCTCTGACCATCCAAAGAGGCCTGGTGATGAGGACCCATTACCCCCATTTAACATGATACGCAATGTGATGGACATGAATTCTCATTATGGGGGCCTAAATGCTGCATTTTTGGAGGAGAAAAAATCAGTATGGGTGATGAATGTTGTTCCCATCAGAGCTCGTAATACACTTCCTCTTATACTTGATCAAGGCTTTGCTGGTGTTTTGCATGACTG GTGTGAACCTTTCCCCACATACCCGCGGACATATGATATGCTTCATGCAAATGGGCTCCTTTCACATCTCAGTTCAGAGAGATGCAGCACAATGGACTTGTTCTTGGAGATGGACCGCATGTTGCGCCCTGAG CTTGCTATATGGATGAAGTTCATAACCTGTTATACAAAATTGTGA
- the LOC122310520 gene encoding probable methyltransferase PMT5 isoform X3, which produces MRSSWFNKVSVILGPRPPLSWLLLCLVSLLAIIAVLGSSSSNAFDSVTATPDIYLNYRRLKEQAAVDYLELKSLSLGASRQRELGLCGKERENYVPCYNVSANLLAGLKDGEELDRHCEVQREQNRCLVRPPKEYKTPLRWPAGRDVIWSGNVKITKDQFLSSGSMTKRLMLLEENQIAFHSEDGLIFDGVKDYSRQIAEMIGLGSDSEFLQAGVHNVLDIGCGFGSFGAHLVSLKLMAVCIAAYEATGSQVQLALERGLPAIIGSFISRQLPYPSLSFDMVHCAQCGIVWDKKDGMLLIEVDRVLKPGGYFVLTSPSGKLQGSSVGIKKRNMLTPMEELTQKICWSLLAQQDETFIWQKTVDTDCYASRKQGAIPLCKEGHDIQSYYQPLVSCISGTSSKRWIPIQNRSAGSQLSSAELEVHGVLPEDFFEDLQIWRSALKNYWSLLTPLIFSDHPKRPGDEDPLPPFNMIRNVMDMNSHYGGLNAAFLEEKKSVWVMNVVPIRARNTLPLILDQGFAGVLHD; this is translated from the exons ATGAGAAGCTCGTGGTTTAATAAAGTATCCGTCATTTTAGGCCCCAGACCACCGCTCAGCTGGTTACTTTTGTGCCTTGTTAGCTTGCTCGCAATAATTGCAGTATTAGGCTCGTCTTCTTCGAATGCCTTTGACTCTGTAACTGCTACGCCGGACATTTATTTAAACTATAGAAGGCTAAAGGAGCAAGCAGCTGTTGATTATTTGGAGCTGAAGTCTCTTTCACTTGGAGCTAGTAGGCAAAGAGAGCTTGGCCTGTGTGgcaaagaaagagaaaattatGTACCTTGTTACAATGTTTCAGCAAATTTGTTAGCTGGGCTTAAAGATGGGGAGGAGCTTGATCGGCATTGTGAAGTGCAAAGAGAACAAAACCGGTGTTTGGTTCGCCCACCTAAAGAGTATAAGACCCCCCTGAGGTGGCCTGCTGGCAGGGATGTGATATGGAGTGGAAATGTGAAGATAACCAAAGACCAATTTCTGTCATCCGGAAGTATGACCAAGAG GTTGATGTTACTTGAAGAGAATCAAATTGCTTTTCACTCTGAGGATGGATTGATCTTTGATGGCGTTAAAGACTATTCTCGCCAAATTGCAGAGATGATAGGGTTAGGAAGTGACTCTGAATTTCTTCAAGCTggt GTGCACAATGTACTAGATATTGGTTGTGGATTTGGTAGCTTTGGAGCTCATTTGGTCTCACTGAAGTTAATGGCTGTTTGTATTGCGGCTTACGAGGCAACTGGCAGTCAGGTCCAATTAGCCCTTGAGAGAGGTCTTCCAGCAATAATTGGTAGCTTCATTTCAAGACAGCTTCCATATCCATCCTTGTCATTTGACATGGTTCATTGCGCTCAGTGTGGTATTGTTTGGGACAAAAAAG ATGGGATGCTACTTATCGAAGTTGACCGCGTACTCAAGCCTGGAGGTTACTTTGTGTTGACCTCACCCTCAGGCAAGCTGCAAGGAAGTTCAGTGGGTATAAAGAAGAGAAACATGTTAACACCAATGGAAGAGTTGACCCAGAAAATCTGTTGGAGTCTTCTGGCCCAGCAAGATGAAACTTTCATCTGGCAGAAGACTGTGGATACTGATTGTTATGCCTCTCG CAAGCAGGGTGCCATACCACTTTGCAAAGAAGGGCATGATATTCAATCATATTATCAACCACTTGTATCTTGTATAAGTGGTACCTCAAGCAAACGCTGGATTCCAATCCAGAACAGATCTGCTGGTTCCCAATTGAGCTCAGCTGAGCTTGAAGTTCATG GAGTTTTGCCTGAAGATTTCTTTGAAGACTTGCAGATTTGGAGATCTGCTCTAAAAAACTACTGGTCTTTGCTTACACCCTTAATTTTCTCTGACCATCCAAAGAGGCCTGGTGATGAGGACCCATTACCCCCATTTAACATGATACGCAATGTGATGGACATGAATTCTCATTATGGGGGCCTAAATGCTGCATTTTTGGAGGAGAAAAAATCAGTATGGGTGATGAATGTTGTTCCCATCAGAGCTCGTAATACACTTCCTCTTATACTTGATCAAGGCTTTGCTGGTGTTTTGCATGACTG A